The proteins below come from a single Cylindrospermopsis raciborskii Cr2010 genomic window:
- a CDS encoding thioredoxin family protein, translated as MVLSVSDRTFTEEVLESSVPVLVNFEAPWCGLCRLIHPLLLQFQAECGVGVKLVGVNADQNFKLSTTYRLKSLPTLLLIEKGIVRERLEGFRSRDDLRQALGEIKYRYISNRGVGKRKGEIDKKIGVPI; from the coding sequence ATGGTGTTATCGGTTAGTGATCGAACATTTACTGAAGAAGTTTTAGAATCCTCAGTACCTGTGTTAGTTAATTTTGAGGCCCCCTGGTGTGGATTGTGTCGTCTTATCCACCCATTGTTACTACAGTTTCAAGCTGAATGCGGGGTAGGTGTGAAACTGGTGGGGGTTAACGCCGACCAAAATTTTAAGTTGTCTACGACCTATAGGCTGAAATCCCTACCAACCCTACTACTAATAGAAAAGGGAATTGTCCGGGAACGTTTAGAGGGTTTTCGCAGTCGGGATGATTTACGTCAAGCACTGGGAGAAATAAAATACAGATATATTAGTAACAGGGGAGTGGGGAAGAGAAAAGGAGAAATAGACAAAAAAATAGGCGTACCCATATAA
- a CDS encoding NAD(P)H-quinone oxidoreductase subunit 5, which translates to MEVIYQYAWIIPVLPLLGAMLVGLGLISLNQTTNRLRQLNAVLIVSLMGIAMGLSMSLLWSQYQGHAPYTTTLEWASAGNFHLSMGYTIDHLTAMMLVVVTTVAFLVMIYTDGYMSHDPGYVRFYAYLSLFGSSMLGLVLSPNLVQVYIFWELVGMCSYLLVGFWYDRKPAAEACQKAFVTNRVGDFGLLLGILGLFWATGSFDFTIMGDRLGELVESGTISNALAILLAILVFLGPVAKSAQFPLHVWLPDAMEGPTPISALIHAATMVAAGVFLIARMYPVFEHVPVAMNVIAFTGAFTAFLGATIAITQNDIKKGLAYSTISQLGYMVMAMGVGAYSAGLFHLMTHAYFKAMLFLGSGSVIHGMEGVVGHDPVLAQDMRLMGGLRKYMPATGITFLIGCLAIAGIPPFAGFWSKDEILGAAFAANPLLWLIGWVTAGITAFYMFRMYFSTFEGQFRGNDQTIKTMLKQATAKLGGELQPNFGPGAMKKGELESHGHSPHESPWTMTLPLLVLAIPSILIGLVGTPYANYFEQFIFSPTETLTEVMEKAAKFDPHEFYLMAGSSVAISVVGITLAILMYWARKIDPSAIAAKFQSLYELSLNKWYFDDIYHRVFVLGLRRVARQVMEVDFRVVDGAVNLTGFFTLVSGEGLKYLENGRAQFYALIVFGAVLGLVIVFGVT; encoded by the coding sequence ATGGAAGTAATCTATCAGTATGCCTGGATAATTCCAGTTTTACCCCTATTAGGAGCAATGCTGGTAGGTCTAGGACTAATCTCGTTAAATCAAACAACAAATCGCCTGCGACAGCTAAATGCTGTTCTGATTGTCTCCCTAATGGGAATTGCCATGGGTCTCTCCATGTCCCTATTATGGAGTCAATACCAAGGTCATGCTCCCTACACAACTACTCTGGAATGGGCATCAGCAGGTAACTTTCACCTAAGTATGGGCTATACTATTGACCACCTGACAGCTATGATGTTAGTAGTGGTGACCACGGTAGCTTTCTTAGTGATGATTTACACAGATGGCTATATGTCCCATGACCCGGGTTATGTGCGGTTTTATGCTTATCTCAGTTTATTCGGCTCTTCAATGTTAGGGTTGGTACTGAGTCCTAATTTGGTACAAGTTTACATCTTTTGGGAATTGGTAGGGATGTGTTCCTACCTACTGGTGGGTTTTTGGTATGACCGCAAACCAGCAGCAGAAGCCTGTCAAAAGGCATTTGTAACTAACCGAGTAGGCGACTTTGGGTTGTTGCTGGGGATTCTAGGACTGTTTTGGGCCACAGGTAGCTTTGATTTTACCATCATGGGCGATCGCCTAGGAGAATTGGTAGAATCGGGTACTATTAGCAATGCATTGGCGATTCTGCTTGCCATTTTGGTGTTCCTCGGTCCAGTAGCTAAATCAGCCCAATTTCCCCTGCATGTGTGGCTCCCAGATGCTATGGAAGGTCCCACACCGATTTCCGCGCTTATCCATGCAGCTACAATGGTAGCAGCGGGTGTATTTTTAATTGCGCGAATGTATCCGGTGTTTGAACACGTTCCAGTTGCTATGAATGTGATTGCCTTTACGGGAGCATTTACAGCATTTTTGGGAGCGACTATTGCCATTACCCAAAATGACATTAAAAAGGGACTGGCCTACTCCACCATTTCTCAATTGGGTTATATGGTGATGGCTATGGGAGTGGGTGCTTACAGTGCGGGTTTATTTCACTTAATGACCCATGCTTATTTTAAAGCAATGCTGTTTTTGGGTTCTGGGTCAGTGATTCATGGTATGGAAGGAGTGGTGGGTCACGACCCAGTTTTAGCTCAGGACATGCGCTTAATGGGTGGATTAAGGAAATATATGCCAGCTACGGGGATTACCTTTTTAATAGGTTGTTTGGCAATTGCTGGGATTCCACCCTTTGCTGGGTTCTGGTCTAAAGATGAAATATTGGGCGCAGCTTTTGCTGCAAATCCTCTACTATGGTTGATTGGTTGGGTAACTGCTGGAATCACCGCCTTTTACATGTTTAGAATGTATTTCTCAACATTTGAGGGTCAATTCCGGGGTAATGACCAAACAATCAAAACTATGCTTAAACAAGCTACTGCTAAGTTAGGCGGGGAATTACAACCTAATTTTGGACCAGGAGCAATGAAAAAAGGCGAGTTGGAAAGTCACGGACACTCACCCCATGAGTCTCCTTGGACGATGACTCTACCCTTGCTAGTATTGGCTATTCCTTCTATTTTGATTGGACTGGTGGGAACTCCCTATGCTAACTATTTTGAGCAGTTTATTTTTTCCCCAACCGAAACTCTAACAGAAGTAATGGAAAAAGCGGCAAAATTTGACCCTCATGAATTTTATCTCATGGCGGGTAGTTCTGTGGCCATTTCCGTGGTGGGCATTACTTTGGCAATTCTTATGTATTGGGCTAGGAAAATTGACCCCAGTGCGATCGCTGCTAAGTTCCAGTCTCTGTATGAGTTGTCGTTGAATAAATGGTATTTTGACGATATCTATCATCGGGTGTTTGTTCTTGGTTTGCGTCGTGTAGCTCGACAAGTTATGGAAGTTGATTTTCGAGTTGTGGATGGTGCAGTTAATTTAACTGGGTTTTTCACCCTAGTCAGTGGTGAAGGTCTCAAGTACCTAGAAAATGGTCGCGCTCAGTTTTATGCTCTGATTGTATTTGGAGCTGTTTTGGGCTTAGTCATTGTTTTTGGCGTAACTTGA
- a CDS encoding Tic22 family protein, with translation MKSFIRSLVGPGINLSLIASTLGLSLSHSGTVFALPPQEIKGKLDAVPVYLITNDQGTPLSRMMSSQDGKQERAITDVYMSRQEALNFVQKFRQIRGKDKDRKTQEMLKKLQVTTVPLGLIYQKQQQQQNQPNQLLFSFNPVSQEMTGAAQLMKASGQRVEQLKSVPIFTVISGKDKSHITIQVGGEKPQTIIPLFFSKQDAQNLLTKVKGKFPQAYIQVVGVDGLINTLTQKNDDWLKQLVLIPSPESRQHLNNLRSNSAQPKTIPPKPRS, from the coding sequence ATGAAATCATTTATCAGGTCATTAGTTGGTCCGGGTATTAACTTGAGTTTGATCGCAAGTACTTTAGGGCTTAGTTTAAGCCATAGTGGCACCGTATTTGCCTTACCACCACAAGAAATTAAGGGTAAATTAGATGCAGTTCCAGTGTACTTGATAACTAATGATCAGGGTACACCTTTAAGTCGCATGATGTCTTCCCAAGATGGAAAACAGGAGAGAGCAATAACGGATGTATACATGAGCCGTCAAGAAGCTTTAAACTTTGTGCAAAAGTTTAGGCAAATCCGAGGGAAAGACAAGGATCGAAAAACCCAGGAAATGCTCAAAAAGTTGCAAGTTACTACCGTACCTTTGGGACTTATATATCAAAAACAGCAACAACAACAAAATCAACCCAATCAACTTTTGTTTTCTTTTAACCCGGTGTCCCAAGAAATGACGGGAGCAGCACAGCTGATGAAAGCTAGTGGTCAACGGGTAGAGCAGTTAAAAAGTGTGCCGATTTTTACGGTCATATCTGGGAAGGATAAAAGTCACATTACTATTCAAGTAGGTGGGGAAAAACCTCAAACCATAATTCCTTTGTTTTTTAGCAAGCAAGATGCCCAAAATTTACTGACTAAGGTCAAAGGAAAGTTCCCCCAGGCTTATATTCAAGTTGTAGGTGTGGACGGATTAATTAATACCTTGACTCAAAAGAACGATGATTGGTTAAAACAGCTGGTTTTGATTCCATCTCCCGAATCCAGACAACACCTTAATAATCTGCGTTCCAATAGCGCCCAGCCAAAAACCATACCCCCAAAACCACGCTCATGA
- the prmC gene encoding peptide chain release factor N(5)-glutamine methyltransferase → MINQLTSGIELWKWRNSAITTALGKGVSPREVDWLLQEIAGLDKLTLRLESFKHYQEMTMVLSLAELDSLWQKRLQQRVPIQYLAGRTPWRKFTLAVSDAVLIPRPETEILIDLVMEAANQDLQSGIWVDLGTGSGAIALGLAEVLTNAKIYATDISEQALAVARTNARNLGFTQRVEFHQGCWWEPLNHLQGKISGMVSNPPYIPSDMIGTLEPEVVKHEPHLALDGGVDGLEAIRYLVEVSPHYLLPGGVWLIEMMAGQDEAVREMLINNGNYSHISIHTDLAGIKRFALAHLSR, encoded by the coding sequence ATGATTAATCAACTAACTAGTGGAATTGAACTATGGAAATGGCGAAATTCCGCTATAACCACTGCTTTAGGTAAGGGGGTTTCTCCACGAGAGGTGGATTGGCTATTACAAGAGATAGCAGGACTAGATAAGTTAACACTGCGGTTGGAATCTTTTAAACACTACCAGGAAATGACCATGGTGCTATCCCTAGCTGAATTAGATAGTCTGTGGCAAAAGCGGTTACAACAAAGAGTGCCAATTCAGTATCTTGCAGGTAGAACCCCTTGGCGAAAATTTACCCTTGCTGTGTCCGACGCAGTTTTAATCCCTAGACCAGAAACGGAGATACTCATTGACTTGGTGATGGAAGCTGCTAACCAAGACCTGCAATCTGGAATCTGGGTGGATTTAGGTACTGGTAGTGGAGCGATCGCCCTGGGTTTGGCAGAGGTATTGACAAATGCTAAGATTTATGCTACAGACATAAGCGAACAGGCTTTGGCAGTTGCTAGGACAAATGCAAGGAATTTGGGTTTTACACAGCGGGTGGAATTCCACCAGGGGTGCTGGTGGGAACCTCTAAATCACCTCCAGGGTAAAATTAGTGGTATGGTGTCCAATCCACCTTATATTCCTAGTGATATGATAGGAACCCTAGAACCGGAAGTAGTCAAGCACGAACCCCATTTAGCTTTAGATGGAGGTGTGGATGGTTTGGAAGCAATTCGTTATCTAGTAGAAGTTTCTCCCCACTATTTGCTCCCGGGCGGTGTATGGTTAATCGAAATGATGGCTGGACAAGACGAAGCAGTTAGAGAAATGCTGATAAATAATGGCAATTATTCCCATATTTCTATTCATACTGACCTAGCTGGAATTAAGCGTTTTGCTCTAGCTCACTTGTCAAGGTAG
- the tsaE gene encoding tRNA (adenosine(37)-N6)-threonylcarbamoyltransferase complex ATPase subunit type 1 TsaE, which produces MTRIYLQDAKATREFGINLAKTLKPGTVILLQGDLGAGKTTLVQAIGEGLGISDPIVSPTFTLINEYTDGILPLYHLDLYRLEPQDVANLYLENYWEGIDTTPGIVAIEWPERMPYLPHSYLKLILTYEKDNSRYVEIISSDYLDK; this is translated from the coding sequence ATGACTAGGATCTACCTGCAAGATGCAAAAGCTACACGGGAATTTGGCATTAATTTGGCAAAAACCCTGAAGCCAGGTACGGTAATTTTATTACAGGGCGATTTAGGTGCAGGTAAAACTACTCTGGTGCAAGCTATAGGGGAAGGTTTAGGTATCAGTGACCCAATTGTCAGTCCTACCTTTACCCTAATTAATGAATACACTGATGGCATTCTACCTCTTTATCACCTGGATTTGTATCGCTTAGAACCTCAGGACGTAGCCAATCTCTATTTAGAAAACTACTGGGAAGGAATAGACACTACCCCGGGAATTGTGGCTATTGAATGGCCTGAACGCATGCCATACCTACCTCATAGCTATTTAAAGCTGATTCTGACTTATGAAAAAGATAACTCCCGTTATGTAGAAATTATTAGCTCTGACTACCTTGACAAGTGA
- a CDS encoding gluconeogenesis factor YvcK family protein has product MSIGFLKQAINAIHNQPYSSTTHRVNQWFKWLSPGISVKRWFMVTVSGVLLAILGLAIWMKLTPIFWILELLKGLLALLTDILPHYVSGPLVLLLGGLLVLWGQSRTVGSITQVLRPQGSQEELIDVILAHHRLYRGPKIVVVGGGTGLSTLLRGLKTYSANITAIVTVADDGGSSGRLRQEFGVLPPGDIRNCLAALADEEKLLTELFQYRFRAGDGLTGHSFGNLFLTAMSDITGDLERAVAASSKVLAVRGQVLPATLSDVRLWAEMADGRRIEGESSIPKAGGKIVKIGCIPANPPAIPAAIKAIRNADYIIIGPGSLYTSLIPNLLVPEITQAIASANVPRIYICNIMTQPGETEGYSVSEHIRAIDHACGDRKLFDAVLVHRRSPSAQALIRYAQQNSHPVFLDTEAISQLGRRIVPANILYEDETGFVRHDPQKLARVLLKWYGAASKK; this is encoded by the coding sequence ATGTCCATCGGTTTTCTGAAACAGGCTATTAATGCTATACACAACCAACCATATAGCAGCACTACCCATCGGGTCAACCAATGGTTTAAATGGTTATCTCCTGGAATATCGGTTAAACGGTGGTTTATGGTCACTGTCAGCGGTGTCCTCCTAGCCATTTTAGGTTTGGCCATTTGGATGAAGCTAACCCCCATCTTTTGGATCTTAGAGTTACTCAAGGGTTTATTGGCCCTTTTAACAGACATTTTACCCCATTATGTGAGTGGACCCTTAGTTTTGTTATTGGGTGGACTCCTAGTGCTGTGGGGACAATCTCGCACGGTGGGTTCTATTACTCAAGTTTTAAGACCACAGGGATCCCAAGAGGAACTCATAGATGTGATTTTAGCACATCATCGTTTGTATCGAGGTCCAAAAATTGTGGTTGTTGGTGGTGGTACTGGACTTTCTACCCTACTAAGGGGACTAAAAACCTATAGCGCCAATATTACTGCGATTGTCACTGTTGCTGATGATGGTGGATCTTCCGGTAGGTTACGTCAGGAATTCGGTGTTTTACCACCCGGTGATATTCGCAATTGTTTAGCTGCTCTTGCAGATGAGGAAAAGTTATTAACTGAATTATTTCAATATCGTTTTCGAGCTGGTGATGGACTAACAGGACACAGCTTTGGTAATTTGTTCTTAACTGCTATGAGTGACATCACCGGCGATTTAGAACGAGCAGTGGCAGCTAGCTCTAAAGTATTGGCGGTTAGAGGACAGGTTCTACCTGCTACCTTGAGTGATGTTCGCCTTTGGGCGGAAATGGCTGATGGTCGTCGTATAGAAGGGGAATCTAGTATTCCTAAGGCTGGAGGTAAAATTGTCAAGATTGGCTGTATTCCCGCTAATCCTCCTGCCATACCCGCAGCTATTAAGGCTATTCGCAATGCTGATTATATTATTATTGGACCTGGTAGTTTATATACCAGCCTCATCCCTAACTTGCTAGTACCTGAAATCACTCAGGCGATCGCCTCTGCTAATGTACCTCGCATTTATATCTGTAATATTATGACCCAACCAGGAGAAACGGAAGGCTACAGTGTATCTGAACACATTCGGGCTATTGACCATGCTTGTGGCGATCGCAAACTTTTCGATGCTGTCCTGGTACATAGAAGAAGTCCCTCGGCTCAAGCTTTAATCCGCTATGCTCAGCAAAATTCCCACCCGGTATTTCTGGACACGGAAGCTATTTCCCAACTAGGAAGACGCATTGTCCCTGCTAATATACTATATGAGGACGAAACGGGTTTTGTTCGTCATGACCCCCAAAAACTGGCTAGGGTTCTATTAAAATGGTATGGTGCTGCGAGTAAAAAATAG
- the ruvC gene encoding crossover junction endodeoxyribonuclease RuvC codes for MTRQILGLDPGLAIVGFGAISLEQRSAKMSDTTIKMVDFGVIRTPSDMEITQRLCTLFDDLHTLLDQLQPDVVAIERLFFYRMANTILVAQARGVIMLVLGQRRLPYLEFAPPQIKQALTSYGKAEKIEVQEAVMRELDLEEIPQPDDAADALALALTAAFKLTDD; via the coding sequence ATGACACGGCAAATTTTAGGATTAGATCCAGGATTAGCAATAGTCGGGTTTGGTGCGATTTCCCTGGAGCAAAGGTCAGCCAAAATGTCGGATACCACCATAAAAATGGTTGATTTCGGTGTGATTCGCACCCCCTCTGATATGGAAATCACCCAACGACTATGTACCTTATTTGATGATTTACACACCCTCCTAGACCAACTACAACCAGATGTAGTTGCTATTGAAAGGTTGTTTTTTTACCGAATGGCCAACACAATTTTAGTAGCACAAGCAAGAGGTGTGATCATGTTGGTTTTGGGACAACGGAGACTTCCCTATTTGGAGTTTGCCCCTCCCCAAATTAAACAGGCTTTAACCAGTTATGGCAAAGCTGAAAAGATAGAAGTACAAGAGGCTGTGATGCGGGAGTTAGATTTAGAAGAAATTCCTCAACCTGATGATGCAGCAGATGCCCTAGCTTTAGCTTTAACCGCTGCATTTAAATTAACAGATGACTAA
- a CDS encoding cytochrome b/b6 domain-containing protein — protein MDIDRNSTRKTQKLPKQDLAVKIFHSLNIVSLFLMITSGLQIYNANPVFGGRGGLHIPPIFTLGAWLAGGRHWHFAAMWLFSVNLFSYGMYILLTRRWQHRFVGNNDIKALQKTDNIKRLTYSWHRIVYTAIIPILLLAICTGMGMYKPAQFPWLVDIFGNWQGLRIVHFASVPLIIIFVVIHWQLGKRAGGDKLIESMFW, from the coding sequence ATGGATATAGATAGGAACTCCACCAGAAAAACTCAGAAATTGCCCAAGCAAGATCTTGCGGTCAAAATATTTCACAGTTTGAATATAGTCAGTCTTTTTCTGATGATTACTAGTGGACTACAAATTTACAATGCCAATCCGGTTTTTGGTGGTCGTGGAGGATTACACATTCCCCCTATTTTTACCTTAGGAGCTTGGTTAGCAGGGGGTAGACACTGGCATTTTGCAGCTATGTGGCTATTTTCAGTGAATCTTTTTAGCTATGGAATGTACATTTTATTGACCAGACGTTGGCAACACAGATTTGTGGGGAATAATGACATTAAAGCCTTGCAGAAAACCGACAATATTAAACGTCTTACCTATAGCTGGCATCGGATTGTTTACACAGCTATTATCCCCATTCTTTTGTTAGCAATATGCACGGGTATGGGGATGTATAAACCAGCCCAATTTCCATGGCTAGTGGATATATTTGGCAACTGGCAAGGATTAAGAATTGTGCATTTTGCTTCCGTACCGTTGATAATTATATTTGTAGTCATTCATTGGCAACTAGGTAAAAGAGCAGGAGGAGATAAATTAATTGAATCCATGTTTTGGTAG
- a CDS encoding molybdopterin-dependent oxidoreductase has product MNHNQKEIERELIKVINPEVSRRQFLKTWGISGMGFFLTGCGTPALEDLVGKISEPWNQKVEQLIFQPQKPVPEFSSNQIEPKSLIINSFRGTPIIDLEKYRLIIDGQVNHPLNLNMREIQSLPYTSMIIRHVCVEGWAAIVQWGGVRLRDLLALAQPHVNAKYVYFQSADGYYESWDLPSVTHPQTLLAYEKNGEKLPRENGAPLRLATPIKLGYKQSKWVTRVTLTSELTNFKGYWEDQGYEWFAGL; this is encoded by the coding sequence ATGAACCATAATCAAAAGGAAATAGAAAGAGAGCTAATTAAGGTCATCAATCCGGAAGTATCCCGCCGTCAGTTTTTAAAAACATGGGGAATTTCAGGTATGGGTTTTTTCCTAACTGGTTGTGGTACACCAGCATTAGAAGACTTAGTGGGCAAAATATCAGAACCATGGAATCAAAAAGTTGAGCAGTTAATATTTCAACCACAAAAACCAGTACCGGAATTTAGCTCCAATCAAATTGAACCAAAATCCCTAATCATTAACAGCTTTCGGGGTACACCGATTATTGACCTAGAAAAATATCGTCTGATTATTGACGGTCAAGTTAATCATCCCCTAAACCTGAATATGAGGGAAATTCAAAGTTTACCTTACACATCCATGATTATTCGTCATGTTTGTGTAGAGGGATGGGCGGCCATTGTACAATGGGGAGGGGTTCGTCTGCGTGATTTACTTGCTTTGGCTCAACCCCATGTAAATGCAAAGTACGTATATTTTCAATCAGCAGATGGTTATTACGAGAGTTGGGATTTACCTTCTGTCACCCATCCACAAACCTTGTTGGCCTACGAAAAAAATGGCGAGAAATTACCCAGAGAAAATGGCGCGCCCTTGCGATTAGCTACACCAATTAAATTGGGTTATAAACAAAGTAAATGGGTAACAAGAGTGACCTTAACTTCTGAACTAACAAATTTTAAAGGTTATTGGGAAGACCAAGGTTATGAGTGGTTTGCAGGATTGTAA
- a CDS encoding bifunctional orotidine-5'-phosphate decarboxylase/orotate phosphoribosyltransferase, whose amino-acid sequence MIFLDKLNQNITDKQSLFFVGLDPNPEMIPERYQGSDLLASLENWLQFVIAETADFVCAYKPTLGFYQALGVRGIELLIKIMASIPGEVPIILDAKHGDLNTTSMFAHSIFVDWEVDAVTLNPYAGQDHIAPFLVYPDKAVFILCCTSNPSAAILQQYPTTSPFYLQVVQESKTWGTPEQLCLEVGTTNPEILKSIRAVAPERIIMVRSVWSQENSIQPILAAGLDNHGDGLLIPVPQDMLSSTNLSQEIRSLRTELNQIRSDLINSTSSCDVWFPDVNIKDKHPHQDLILQLFDIGCIMFGEFIQASGAIFPYYIDLRKIISNPQVFSQVIGAYEKILAGLTFDRLAGIPYGSLPTATGLSLRLGYPMIFPRKEVKAHGTRKAIEGNFLPGETIAVVDDILISGKSVMEGAEKIKSVGLRVNDIVVFIDHEKGVKDKLKENGYCGHSVLTISEIVNTLHEAGRINQQQLLAFQQE is encoded by the coding sequence ATGATTTTTTTAGATAAATTAAACCAAAATATTACTGACAAACAGAGTCTGTTTTTTGTAGGACTTGACCCTAACCCAGAAATGATTCCAGAGCGTTATCAAGGCTCTGATTTGCTCGCCAGTTTAGAGAACTGGTTACAATTTGTGATTGCGGAAACTGCAGATTTTGTTTGTGCTTACAAACCTACCCTGGGCTTTTATCAAGCTCTAGGAGTCAGAGGTATAGAACTGTTAATCAAAATAATGGCATCTATTCCCGGGGAAGTTCCCATTATTTTAGATGCTAAACATGGCGATCTCAATACTACCAGCATGTTTGCCCATTCCATATTTGTAGATTGGGAAGTTGACGCGGTAACATTAAATCCTTATGCTGGACAAGACCATATTGCACCATTTTTAGTATATCCCGATAAAGCTGTCTTTATTTTATGCTGTACTTCTAATCCTAGTGCAGCTATTTTACAACAATACCCTACTACTTCTCCCTTTTATTTGCAAGTAGTCCAAGAGTCCAAAACTTGGGGAACTCCTGAACAGTTATGTTTGGAAGTAGGAACAACCAATCCTGAAATTTTAAAATCTATTCGCGCTGTCGCACCAGAAAGAATAATCATGGTACGAAGTGTTTGGTCACAAGAGAATAGTATTCAACCAATTTTGGCAGCGGGTTTAGACAATCATGGTGATGGATTGTTAATTCCGGTTCCTCAAGATATGTTAAGCAGCACTAACCTATCCCAGGAAATTCGCTCTCTAAGGACGGAATTGAACCAAATTAGAAGCGATTTGATTAATTCTACTTCTAGTTGTGATGTGTGGTTTCCCGATGTCAATATAAAGGATAAACACCCCCATCAGGACTTAATTCTACAACTTTTTGACATTGGTTGTATCATGTTTGGGGAGTTTATTCAAGCATCGGGAGCCATATTTCCCTATTATATTGACTTGCGGAAAATTATTTCCAATCCCCAGGTATTTAGTCAGGTGATTGGTGCTTATGAGAAAATACTAGCTGGTTTGACTTTTGACCGATTAGCTGGTATTCCCTATGGTTCTCTACCTACTGCAACCGGGTTGTCATTAAGATTAGGTTATCCCATGATTTTTCCCCGCAAGGAGGTGAAAGCACATGGTACACGCAAAGCGATTGAAGGAAATTTTCTTCCCGGAGAAACCATCGCAGTGGTTGATGATATTCTTATTAGTGGTAAAAGTGTAATGGAAGGAGCTGAAAAAATTAAATCTGTGGGATTAAGGGTCAATGATATTGTAGTTTTCATTGACCACGAAAAGGGAGTGAAAGACAAACTAAAAGAAAACGGTTATTGTGGTCATTCAGTATTAACTATTTCCGAAATTGTTAATACTTTACATGAAGCAGGAAGAATTAATCAACAGCAGTTGTTGGCTTTTCAACAAGAGTAG